The following are encoded together in the Synergistaceae bacterium genome:
- the rsmG gene encoding 16S rRNA (guanine(527)-N(7))-methyltransferase RsmG, with the protein MNGPSEDTLREGKRELEKLWEPKLRRYAELLAACVTARLTGSREAGEIYDVHVTDSLWSVPLLPEGGGVIDVGSGGGLPGMVWAMCRPDLSVTLLDSVRKKCRATEEIAAALGLSNVSVVWARCEDYARSARERAVFAGARALASAPVLAEYLSPLVAPGGRLLAFKGPKGAEELEAAGDKWGLLGLSRPQILPYGPEDRSYSFILWDKIAPLSPSWPRKAGLALSKSWWR; encoded by the coding sequence ATGAACGGACCGTCTGAGGATACACTTCGCGAGGGAAAAAGGGAACTGGAAAAATTATGGGAGCCGAAGCTGAGGCGCTACGCGGAACTTCTGGCCGCCTGCGTCACGGCCCGTCTCACGGGCTCCAGAGAGGCCGGTGAAATTTACGACGTCCACGTGACGGACTCCCTGTGGTCCGTGCCGCTGCTGCCCGAAGGCGGCGGCGTGATCGACGTGGGCAGCGGGGGCGGCCTTCCCGGCATGGTCTGGGCCATGTGCAGACCCGACCTTTCCGTGACGCTTCTGGACAGCGTCCGCAAAAAATGCCGCGCCACGGAGGAAATCGCCGCGGCTCTGGGCCTCTCCAACGTCTCCGTGGTCTGGGCGCGCTGCGAGGATTACGCCCGCTCCGCCCGGGAGCGCGCGGTCTTCGCCGGAGCCCGGGCTCTGGCCTCCGCCCCCGTTCTGGCCGAGTACCTGTCCCCTCTGGTGGCCCCGGGAGGTCGCCTTTTGGCCTTCAAGGGCCCCAAAGGCGCGGAGGAGCTGGAGGCCGCGGGCGATAAATGGGGTCTGTTGGGCCTCTCCCGACCTCAAATCCTCCCCTATGGCCCCGAGGACCGCAGCTACTCCTTCATCCTCTGGGACAAGATCGCGCCCCTCTCCCCCTCCTGGCCCCGCAAGGCCGGACTG